A genomic region of Halomonas aestuarii contains the following coding sequences:
- the gyrA gene encoding DNA gyrase subunit A yields the protein MGDIAREILPVNIEDELKQSYLDYAMSVIIGRALPDVRDGLKPVHRRVLFAMHELGNDWNKPYKKSARVVGDVIGKYHPHGDSAVYDTIVRMAQDFSMRHVLVDGQGNFGSIDGDSAAAMRYTEVRMARLAHELLADLEKDTVDWVDNYDGTERIPDVLPTKVPNLLINGSSGIAVGMATNIPPHNMGEVINACLALIDDYTLSVDDLIEHIPGPDFPTGGIINGRAGILEAYRTGRGRIYVRSCHTIEHDDKTGRDHIIVSELPYQVNKARLIEKIAELVKEKKIEGIAELRDESDKDGLRVVIEVKRGESGEVVVNNLFAQTQLQNVFGINMVAIEDGQPKIMNLKEILEAFIRHRREVVTRRTLFELKKARERGHILEGLAVAISNIDEVIELIKASPNASEAKEKLLAQSWQPGQVTSMLERAGATSCKPEDLEEGFGLSQTGAEYRLSPAQAQAILELRLHRLTGLETEKLLDEYLSILEKIAELTAILASADRLLEVIREELAAVRDQFGDPRKTEIQASHLDLRLEDLIAEEDMVVTVSRTGYAKTQPLSDYQAQRRGGRGKSATAMKDEDVIEHLLVASTHDTVLLFSNRGKVYWLKVYEMPVASRGSRGKPLVNLLPLDEGEAINAILPVRDYDPESYIFFATEKGTVKRTSLEQFSRPRSVGLIAIDLDEDDRLVGAAITSGSDHVMLLSSNGKAIRFEEGNVRAMGRTARGVRGMRLLDGAEVISLIIPQSQQIDAEADNEAEGEVGPDGEAGNGGQIYILTASENGYGKRTRLEEFPLRGRGGQGVIAMQTSERNGALVAAMQVYSSDEMMLITDRGTLVRTRVEEVSTTSRNTQGVMLIRLGNDEKLVKTVRVDEPEEAVDAEALDGDTTEEGGTGEDAPTTGEEPGEE from the coding sequence ATGGGTGACATCGCCAGAGAGATTCTGCCAGTCAACATCGAGGACGAGCTCAAGCAGTCGTACCTCGATTACGCGATGAGCGTGATCATCGGCCGTGCGCTGCCCGACGTGCGCGATGGCTTGAAGCCGGTGCACCGGCGTGTGCTCTTCGCCATGCACGAGCTCGGCAACGACTGGAACAAGCCGTACAAGAAGTCCGCCCGCGTGGTGGGCGATGTCATCGGTAAGTACCACCCCCACGGGGACAGTGCCGTCTACGACACCATCGTGCGCATGGCCCAGGACTTCTCGATGCGCCACGTGCTGGTGGATGGCCAGGGCAACTTCGGCTCCATCGACGGCGACAGCGCGGCCGCCATGCGTTACACCGAGGTGCGCATGGCCCGGCTCGCCCACGAGCTGCTGGCCGACCTCGAGAAGGACACCGTCGACTGGGTCGACAACTACGACGGCACCGAGCGCATTCCCGATGTCCTGCCCACCAAGGTGCCCAACCTGCTGATCAACGGCTCCTCGGGCATCGCCGTGGGCATGGCGACCAACATCCCGCCCCACAACATGGGCGAGGTGATCAACGCCTGCCTGGCGCTGATCGACGACTACACCCTGAGCGTCGATGACCTGATCGAGCACATCCCCGGCCCGGACTTCCCCACGGGCGGCATCATCAACGGCCGCGCCGGCATCCTCGAGGCCTATCGCACCGGCCGCGGCCGCATCTACGTGCGTTCCTGCCACACCATCGAGCACGACGACAAGACCGGCCGCGACCACATCATCGTCAGCGAGCTGCCCTACCAGGTGAACAAGGCGCGGCTGATCGAGAAGATCGCCGAGCTGGTCAAGGAAAAGAAGATCGAGGGCATCGCCGAGCTGCGCGACGAGTCCGACAAGGACGGCCTGCGGGTGGTGATCGAGGTCAAGCGGGGCGAGTCCGGCGAGGTGGTGGTCAACAACCTCTTCGCCCAGACCCAGCTGCAGAACGTCTTCGGCATCAACATGGTCGCCATCGAGGATGGCCAGCCGAAGATCATGAACCTCAAGGAGATCCTCGAGGCCTTCATCCGTCACCGCCGCGAGGTGGTTACCCGGCGCACCCTGTTCGAGCTGAAGAAGGCCCGCGAGCGGGGCCACATCCTCGAGGGTCTGGCCGTCGCCATCTCCAACATCGACGAGGTGATCGAGCTGATCAAGGCCTCGCCGAACGCCTCCGAGGCCAAGGAGAAGCTGCTGGCCCAGTCCTGGCAGCCGGGTCAGGTGACCAGCATGCTCGAGCGGGCCGGTGCCACCTCGTGCAAGCCCGAGGATCTGGAGGAGGGCTTCGGCCTCAGCCAGACCGGCGCCGAGTACCGCCTGTCGCCGGCCCAGGCCCAGGCGATCCTCGAGTTGCGCCTGCACCGCCTGACCGGGCTGGAGACCGAGAAGCTTCTCGACGAATACCTCTCGATCCTCGAGAAGATCGCCGAGCTCACCGCCATCCTGGCCTCCGCCGACCGTCTCCTCGAGGTGATCCGCGAGGAGCTGGCGGCCGTGCGCGACCAGTTCGGCGACCCGCGCAAGACCGAGATCCAGGCCAGCCACCTCGACCTGCGCCTCGAGGACCTGATCGCCGAGGAGGACATGGTGGTCACCGTGTCCCGCACGGGCTACGCCAAGACTCAGCCGCTCTCCGACTACCAGGCCCAGCGGCGCGGCGGCCGCGGCAAGTCTGCCACGGCCATGAAGGACGAGGACGTCATCGAGCACCTGCTGGTGGCCTCGACTCACGATACCGTGCTGCTCTTCTCCAACCGCGGCAAGGTCTACTGGCTCAAGGTCTACGAGATGCCCGTGGCCAGCCGCGGCTCCCGCGGCAAGCCGCTGGTCAACCTGCTGCCGCTGGACGAGGGAGAGGCCATCAACGCCATCCTGCCCGTGCGCGACTACGATCCGGAGAGCTACATCTTCTTCGCCACCGAGAAGGGCACCGTCAAGCGCACCAGCCTCGAGCAGTTCTCTCGGCCGCGCAGCGTAGGCCTGATCGCCATCGACCTCGACGAGGACGATCGCCTGGTGGGCGCCGCCATCACCAGCGGCAGCGACCATGTCATGCTGCTCTCGTCCAACGGCAAGGCGATCCGCTTCGAGGAGGGCAACGTCCGCGCCATGGGGCGGACCGCCCGCGGGGTGCGCGGCATGCGCCTGCTCGATGGCGCCGAGGTGATCAGCCTGATCATCCCGCAGAGCCAGCAGATCGATGCCGAGGCCGACAATGAGGCCGAGGGCGAAGTGGGGCCCGATGGAGAGGCCGGCAACGGCGGACAGATCTACATCCTCACCGCCAGCGAGAACGGCTACGGCAAGCGCACTCGCCTCGAGGAGTTCCCGCTGCGCGGCCGCGGCGGCCAGGGCGTGATCGCGATGCAGACCAGCGAGCGCAACGGCGCCCTGGTGGCGGCCATGCAGGTCTACTCCTCCGACGAGATGATGCTGATCACCGACCGCGGCACTCTGGTGCGCACCCGGGTCGAGGAGGTGTCCACCACCTCGCGCAACACCCAGGGCGTGATGCTGATCCGCCTGGGCAACGACGAGAAGCTGGTCAAGACCGTGCGGGTCGACGAGCCCGAGGAGGCGGTGGACGCTGAGGCCCTGGACGGTGACACCACCGAAGAGGGTGGCACCGGAGAGGATGCGCCGACCACCGGCGAGGAACCCGGTGAGGAATAA
- a CDS encoding acyl-CoA thioesterase produces the protein MDSRISRITLRVRGYHLDGYGHVNNARYLEFLEEGRWAYFDERPRLAAFLSRGDLAFVAVNLNIDYRRAAVAGDDLEVLTRLSEIGSRRARIHQEVCRVADGKVVASADITFVLLDVASGRAVTIDGEIRETMAALVLP, from the coding sequence ATGGATTCCCGTATCTCCCGTATCACGCTGCGCGTCAGGGGCTACCACCTGGACGGTTATGGCCACGTCAACAATGCCCGCTACCTGGAGTTCCTGGAGGAGGGGCGCTGGGCCTACTTCGACGAGCGGCCTCGGCTGGCGGCGTTCTTGTCGCGCGGGGACCTGGCCTTCGTCGCGGTCAACCTCAACATCGACTACCGGCGTGCCGCGGTGGCCGGTGACGACCTGGAGGTGCTCACCCGACTCTCCGAGATCGGCTCGCGTCGCGCCCGCATCCATCAGGAGGTCTGCCGCGTGGCCGACGGCAAGGTGGTGGCCAGTGCCGACATCACCTTCGTGCTGCTCGACGTGGCCTCCGGACGGGCGGTGACGATCGACGGCGAGATCCGCGAAACCATGGCGGCGCTGGTGCTCCCATAG
- a CDS encoding recombination-associated protein RdgC codes for MWFKHLHLYRLHDAPELDAASLETALGEQAFRPLGGSEARRLGWSAPAGRAGTQLLHELQGQRLMTALRQERILPASVVREEVEERSEAIEVSEGRKLPRKEKLAIKEQVYEELLPRAFVRSQKVDLWWDSRRQLIAINASSRTRAEELLDLLRETLGSLKVTPLASQTLPMRAMTTWLGDPGERPADLVLGDQVELKAKADDGVLRARQVDLDSDEIQQLLESGRQASKLALSIEGRLSFVLHDDLAIKSLRFDDALIDEASQTDDGDDALVRLETDFILMTQALAESIERLIEWLGGEAGSAGDAPSA; via the coding sequence ATGTGGTTCAAGCACTTGCATCTCTACCGCCTGCACGACGCCCCGGAACTGGACGCCGCCAGCCTGGAAACCGCCCTGGGTGAGCAGGCCTTTCGGCCCCTGGGCGGCAGCGAGGCGCGTCGCCTGGGCTGGTCCGCGCCGGCGGGCCGCGCCGGGACGCAGCTGCTGCACGAGCTGCAGGGCCAGCGGCTGATGACCGCGCTGCGCCAGGAGCGCATCCTGCCCGCCTCGGTGGTCCGCGAGGAGGTCGAGGAGCGCAGCGAGGCGATCGAGGTCAGCGAGGGCCGCAAGCTGCCCCGCAAGGAGAAGCTGGCGATCAAGGAGCAGGTCTACGAGGAACTGCTGCCCCGCGCCTTCGTGCGCAGCCAGAAGGTCGACCTGTGGTGGGACAGCCGTCGCCAGCTGATCGCCATCAACGCCAGCTCGCGGACCCGCGCCGAGGAGCTCCTCGACCTGCTGCGCGAGACCCTGGGCAGCCTCAAGGTGACCCCGCTGGCCAGCCAGACGCTGCCCATGCGCGCCATGACCACCTGGCTCGGCGATCCCGGCGAGCGGCCGGCCGACCTGGTCCTCGGCGACCAGGTGGAGCTGAAGGCCAAGGCCGATGACGGCGTCCTGCGCGCCCGCCAGGTCGACCTGGACAGCGACGAGATCCAGCAGCTGCTGGAGAGCGGTCGCCAGGCCAGCAAGCTGGCGCTGTCGATCGAGGGCCGGCTAAGCTTCGTGCTGCATGATGACCTGGCCATCAAGTCGCTGCGCTTCGACGATGCGCTCATCGACGAGGCCTCCCAGACCGATGACGGCGATGACGCCCTGGTGCGGCTGGAGACCGACTTCATCCTGATGACCCAGGCGCTGGCCGAGAGCATCGAGCGCCTGATCGAGTGGCTGGGTGGCGAGGCCGGCAGTGCCGGCGATGCCCCGAGCGCCTGA
- a CDS encoding 1-acyl-sn-glycerol-3-phosphate acyltransferase translates to MTETHDTTASDPWADIRPYQDNEVAEVLERLGHDPELLDALTRYRLPRLARYFPRLARALASYAIRREVRGVTGVHDFQMRIASYMQRMLRNSTDDFRVEGLDRLDPDTAYLFIGNHRDISMDPAFVNYALYLSGRDTVRIAIGDNLLKKPFVNDLMRLNKSFIVPRSARGKRAMLAAYQQLSAYIRHSILEDNHSIWMAQREGRAKDGIDRTDPAIIKMLTMARRGEDRQAGIGEAIAELRVVPVSISYEYDPCDLQKARELHAVQASGNYEKSEFEDISSIVAGITGHKGRVQLTFGSPLSADLDGPEAVAAEIDRQVLAGYHLFPSHYLALEALGEAPELLEMSEVSDADRARFQARLQEVPDELRDWWLTQYANPVLNKAGRCR, encoded by the coding sequence ATGACCGAGACTCACGACACCACCGCATCCGATCCCTGGGCCGATATCCGCCCCTATCAGGACAACGAGGTGGCCGAGGTGCTCGAGCGCCTCGGCCATGACCCTGAACTGCTGGACGCCCTGACCCGCTATCGCCTTCCGCGCCTGGCTCGGTACTTTCCGCGCCTGGCTCGGGCCCTGGCCAGCTACGCCATTCGCCGCGAGGTACGTGGCGTCACCGGCGTGCATGACTTCCAGATGCGTATCGCGAGCTACATGCAGCGCATGCTCAGGAACTCCACCGACGATTTTCGCGTGGAGGGCCTGGATCGGCTGGACCCGGATACCGCCTACCTCTTCATCGGCAACCATCGCGACATCTCGATGGACCCGGCCTTCGTCAACTACGCGCTCTACCTCTCCGGGCGCGATACCGTGCGCATTGCCATCGGCGACAACCTGCTCAAGAAGCCGTTCGTCAACGACCTGATGCGCCTCAACAAGAGCTTCATCGTGCCGCGCAGCGCGCGAGGCAAGCGCGCCATGCTGGCCGCCTATCAGCAGCTCTCCGCCTACATCCGCCACTCCATCCTCGAGGACAACCATTCGATCTGGATGGCCCAGCGCGAGGGGCGCGCCAAGGACGGCATCGACCGCACCGACCCGGCGATCATCAAGATGCTGACCATGGCGCGTCGCGGCGAGGACCGACAGGCCGGCATCGGCGAGGCCATCGCCGAACTGCGCGTGGTTCCCGTGTCGATCAGCTACGAGTATGACCCCTGCGACCTGCAGAAGGCCCGGGAACTGCATGCCGTGCAAGCCAGCGGCAACTACGAGAAGAGCGAGTTCGAGGACATCAGTTCCATCGTTGCCGGCATCACCGGCCACAAGGGCCGGGTCCAGCTCACCTTCGGCTCGCCGCTGTCCGCCGATCTCGACGGTCCCGAGGCCGTGGCCGCCGAGATCGATCGCCAGGTGCTGGCCGGCTATCACCTCTTCCCCAGCCACTACCTGGCTCTGGAGGCGCTGGGCGAGGCCCCCGAGCTGCTGGAGATGAGCGAGGTCAGCGACGCCGACCGGGCCCGCTTCCAGGCACGCCTGCAGGAGGTGCCCGACGAGCTTCGCGACTGGTGGCTGACCCAGTACGCCAACCCGGTGCTCAACAAGGCGGGACGATGCCGGTGA
- a CDS encoding cation diffusion facilitator family transporter has product MGRDAQAREAHKVTLIGAFVDFVVGVAKMVAGFMVGSAALVADGIHSFSDILTDIFVLAATHFGRQEADSNHPYGHGRIETLATLWLGSVLIFVAGGIAWASITRLVSGAPIPAPGLWAIGIAVAALLAKEWIYRYTMSVARRVNSRLLEANAWHSRSDALSTVVVLVGLVAAQFGVGWMDAVAAVVVGIMVGQVGGRLLWESSQELIDTALPAEERDAMQREAEEVPGVDGVHDLRTRKLGSDILLDLHIVVPPRVTVSEAHEIGNEVSRRLREAFPNLHDVTFHIDPEDDSGETEHSLRPGLPLREDVEGVLDRVWHGLPIWQARVALDLHYLDNQVDVSLYVNALPTGQDLDTAADELRRAADRLDWVGRLRIWLGPGKG; this is encoded by the coding sequence ATGGGGCGCGACGCCCAGGCCCGCGAGGCCCACAAGGTCACCCTGATCGGCGCCTTCGTCGACTTCGTGGTCGGTGTGGCCAAGATGGTCGCCGGCTTCATGGTGGGCTCGGCCGCCCTGGTGGCCGACGGCATCCACTCCTTCTCCGACATCCTGACGGACATCTTCGTGTTGGCCGCCACCCACTTCGGCCGCCAGGAAGCCGACAGCAACCACCCCTACGGCCACGGCCGCATCGAGACCCTGGCGACCCTGTGGCTCGGCAGCGTGCTGATCTTCGTCGCCGGCGGCATCGCCTGGGCCAGCATCACCCGGCTCGTCAGCGGGGCCCCGATCCCCGCCCCGGGCCTCTGGGCCATCGGCATCGCCGTGGCGGCCCTGCTCGCCAAGGAGTGGATCTATCGCTACACCATGAGCGTGGCCAGGCGGGTCAACTCACGGCTGCTCGAGGCCAACGCCTGGCACTCGCGCTCCGATGCCCTCTCCACCGTGGTGGTGCTGGTCGGCCTGGTCGCGGCCCAGTTCGGCGTGGGCTGGATGGATGCCGTGGCCGCCGTCGTGGTGGGCATCATGGTCGGCCAGGTCGGCGGGCGACTGCTGTGGGAGTCCAGCCAGGAGCTGATCGACACCGCCCTGCCCGCCGAGGAGCGCGACGCCATGCAGCGGGAGGCCGAGGAGGTCCCAGGCGTTGACGGGGTGCATGACCTGCGCACCCGCAAGCTGGGCAGCGACATCCTACTCGACCTGCACATCGTGGTCCCTCCTCGGGTCACGGTGTCCGAGGCCCACGAGATCGGCAACGAGGTCAGTCGCCGGCTGCGCGAGGCCTTTCCCAACCTGCACGACGTGACCTTCCACATCGATCCCGAGGATGACTCGGGGGAAACCGAACACAGCCTGCGTCCGGGCCTGCCGCTGCGGGAAGATGTCGAAGGGGTGCTCGACCGGGTCTGGCATGGCCTGCCGATCTGGCAGGCCCGCGTCGCCCTGGATCTCCACTACCTGGACAACCAGGTCGATGTCTCCCTCTACGTCAACGCGCTCCCCACGGGGCAGGATCTCGACACGGCGGCCGACGAGCTCCGCCGGGCGGCGGATCGACTCGACTGGGTAGGCCGCCTGCGGATCTGGCTCGGCCCGGGCAAGGGATGA
- a CDS encoding transglutaminase-like cysteine peptidase, translated as MPSPSHRTLESPGRRRFLAGLGGLWLALGLGLRPSPVAANLAAERLRQAMQAKYGASGLSSLEEWFVLIERLRPADLQTRLREVNDFFNRRIRWLDDIDIWRQEDYWATPLETLGRGQGDCEDFSIAKYITLKELGVPEDELRLIYVRARIGRSSITQAHMVLGYYETAGAEPLVLDNLVPSITRGSLRTDLDPLFSFNGSGLWAAGSSQSRADPVARLSRWRGVIDRMQQQGFIQGG; from the coding sequence ATGCCCTCCCCTTCGCACCGGACACTCGAGTCGCCCGGACGCCGCCGCTTTCTGGCGGGGCTGGGCGGCCTGTGGCTGGCGCTCGGCCTGGGGCTGCGTCCATCGCCGGTCGCCGCCAACCTCGCGGCAGAGCGCCTGCGTCAGGCCATGCAGGCAAAGTATGGCGCGAGCGGGCTGTCGAGCCTGGAGGAATGGTTCGTCCTGATCGAACGGCTGCGCCCTGCCGATCTCCAGACACGCCTGCGCGAGGTCAACGACTTCTTCAACCGGCGAATCCGCTGGCTCGACGACATCGACATCTGGCGCCAGGAGGACTACTGGGCCACGCCCCTGGAGACCCTCGGCCGCGGCCAGGGGGACTGCGAGGATTTCTCCATCGCCAAGTACATCACCCTCAAGGAGCTGGGGGTGCCGGAAGACGAGTTGCGCCTGATCTACGTTCGCGCGCGCATCGGGCGCAGCAGTATCACCCAGGCGCACATGGTGCTGGGCTATTACGAGACGGCCGGGGCGGAGCCACTGGTCCTGGACAACCTGGTGCCGTCCATCACCCGCGGCTCGCTGCGCACCGACCTGGACCCGCTATTCAGCTTCAACGGTAGCGGCCTGTGGGCCGCCGGCTCGTCGCAATCGCGCGCCGACCCAGTGGCCCGACTATCGCGCTGGCGAGGGGTGATCGACCGCATGCAGCAGCAGGGATTCATTCAAGGGGGGTAG
- a CDS encoding EAL domain-containing protein: MSLIKQLWLIIVVLLLLAFGGSLFIGVTTSRAYIEQEVLIKNADNANALALTMSQMPKDPVTLELLVSAQFDTGHYRRVELHSPEGEIIEQRAADEAIGDVPAWFVDLVRFDIPPGRAVVQDGWRQLGTLVLESQHSFAYRSLWQSTLRLVGWFGLAAVISLLLAWWIVRTIRRPLGAVVEQALHIGERRFTTIPAPRTRELREVVEAMNQLSAAVRDMLGEESQKLDRLRQQLQHDKVTGALNREAFLSQLQFHLDSQDARASGAIALVRLAHLTEVNERLGHARTDALLHDVADGLDQFGRIHGGGITGRLNGSDFALLLPGVFDLESLRHDLERRLAAMRERTEMPLGLPGALIDYAQGDKRGMLLASLDGTLSAAEARSDEGLMMAQGPQRHTLFTTHNEWRRALLEAMARGVYLAHYPVLDANGGLLHFESPSRLRLNSEWQPAGVFMPWISRLELSSQLDLAVIDEAIRDITQRGQPLGINLSAASIRDARFVMELQTRLKARPDVAERLWLELPESMAIHDLASFRSLCHALQPMGCRIGLEHVGASFTRIADLQDLGLAYLKLDRTLVRNIAQVAEQQTILRGMATLCHSLGILAIGEGVETLEEARVLFELGLDGATGPGIRQHDKSGGDNKRG; encoded by the coding sequence ATGTCGCTCATCAAGCAGCTCTGGCTGATCATCGTGGTACTGCTGCTGCTCGCCTTCGGGGGCAGCCTGTTCATCGGGGTGACCACCAGCCGGGCGTACATAGAGCAGGAAGTGCTCATCAAGAACGCCGACAATGCCAATGCCCTGGCTCTGACGATGAGCCAGATGCCCAAGGACCCGGTGACTCTCGAGCTGCTGGTGTCGGCCCAGTTCGACACCGGTCACTACCGCCGCGTGGAGCTGCACAGCCCCGAGGGCGAGATCATCGAGCAGCGCGCCGCCGACGAGGCCATCGGGGACGTACCCGCCTGGTTCGTCGACCTGGTGCGCTTCGACATCCCGCCCGGTCGGGCCGTGGTGCAGGACGGCTGGCGGCAGCTGGGGACCCTGGTGCTGGAAAGCCAGCACAGCTTCGCCTACCGCTCGCTGTGGCAGAGCACCCTCCGGCTCGTGGGCTGGTTTGGCCTCGCCGCCGTGATCAGCCTGCTGCTGGCCTGGTGGATCGTTCGCACCATTCGTCGCCCGCTGGGGGCCGTGGTCGAGCAGGCCCTGCACATCGGTGAACGACGCTTCACCACCATCCCGGCCCCGCGTACCCGCGAGCTTCGCGAAGTGGTGGAGGCCATGAACCAGCTCTCCGCCGCGGTGCGCGACATGCTCGGCGAGGAGAGCCAGAAACTCGACCGGCTCCGGCAACAGCTGCAGCACGACAAGGTGACTGGTGCGCTGAATCGCGAGGCGTTTCTCTCGCAGCTGCAGTTCCACCTGGACAGCCAGGATGCCCGGGCCAGCGGCGCCATCGCCCTGGTGCGCCTGGCACACCTGACCGAGGTCAACGAGCGGCTCGGCCACGCCAGGACCGATGCGCTGCTGCATGACGTGGCCGATGGCCTGGACCAGTTCGGCAGGATCCACGGGGGTGGCATCACGGGGCGCCTCAACGGCAGCGACTTCGCCCTGCTGCTGCCCGGGGTCTTCGACCTGGAGTCGCTTCGGCATGACCTCGAAAGGCGCCTCGCCGCGATGCGGGAACGCACCGAGATGCCACTCGGCCTGCCCGGTGCGCTGATCGACTACGCCCAGGGAGACAAACGCGGCATGCTGCTGGCCAGCCTCGATGGCACCCTGTCTGCCGCCGAAGCCCGAAGCGATGAGGGCCTGATGATGGCCCAAGGCCCCCAGCGTCATACGCTCTTCACGACCCACAACGAATGGCGCCGCGCCCTCCTGGAGGCCATGGCCAGGGGGGTCTACCTGGCCCACTACCCGGTACTGGACGCCAACGGCGGACTCCTGCACTTCGAGAGCCCCTCGCGACTGCGACTGAACAGCGAATGGCAACCCGCCGGAGTCTTCATGCCCTGGATCTCGCGACTGGAGCTCAGCAGCCAGCTCGACCTGGCGGTGATCGACGAGGCAATACGGGACATCACCCAGCGCGGCCAGCCCCTGGGCATCAACCTCTCGGCGGCCTCGATTCGGGATGCCCGCTTCGTCATGGAGCTGCAGACCCGGCTCAAGGCGCGCCCCGACGTCGCCGAGCGGCTCTGGCTGGAGCTGCCCGAATCCATGGCCATCCACGACCTGGCCAGCTTCCGCAGCCTGTGCCACGCCCTGCAGCCGATGGGCTGCCGGATCGGCCTGGAGCACGTGGGCGCCTCCTTCACCCGGATCGCCGACCTGCAGGACCTGGGGCTCGCCTACCTCAAGCTCGACCGGACGCTGGTCAGGAACATCGCCCAGGTCGCCGAGCAGCAGACCATCCTGCGCGGCATGGCCACGCTCTGCCATTCGCTGGGCATCCTGGCCATCGGCGAGGGGGTCGAGACCCTGGAGGAGGCCCGCGTGCTCTTCGAGCTGGGCCTGGATGGCGCAACCGGCCCGGGGATCCGCCAGCACGACAAGTCCGGGGGTGACAACAAGAGGGGCTGA
- a CDS encoding tryptophan synthase subunit beta like protein, with the protein MYIKRDDEGRIDLVSREETTACREYLPADSPELLAFLMEGEVGRSAARFQASDLAFVRVLEDVIELLMDKGVITFTDLPEPAQEKVMERQTLRRRLNGLHLVSGSDDESGVI; encoded by the coding sequence ATGTACATCAAGCGCGACGATGAAGGACGCATCGATCTGGTCAGCCGTGAGGAGACGACGGCGTGCCGGGAGTACCTGCCGGCCGACTCGCCGGAACTGCTGGCCTTCCTGATGGAGGGCGAGGTCGGCAGGAGTGCGGCGCGTTTCCAGGCCTCCGACCTGGCCTTCGTGCGGGTGCTGGAGGACGTGATCGAGCTGCTGATGGACAAGGGGGTGATCACCTTCACCGACCTGCCGGAACCGGCTCAGGAGAAGGTGATGGAACGCCAGACGTTGCGTCGCCGCCTCAATGGCCTTCATCTGGTGTCCGGCAGCGACGACGAGAGCGGGGTTATCTAG